The following are encoded together in the Hippoglossus stenolepis isolate QCI-W04-F060 chromosome 12, HSTE1.2, whole genome shotgun sequence genome:
- the zmp:0000000760 gene encoding collagen alpha-1(IX) chain — translation MPAYKDLLVFAALSVFLGLAQCQKLSSFDLLEEFRVPESRGVRRVDGSQPEAVAYRINPSIHLRKTMSDVYPDGLPSDYSVIATFKVTNDTAKRNWNLWQVSDPEGREQVGLRFQGDTRTLDFFYTSPHGSQMLRTFHGVEKLFDAEWHKLALSVKGRQVKLLIDCEEVSVESMDESRPVIRQGYTSIVKRAAGDRSVSLDLQQMDVSCDPEQPYSEGCCELSSVCGGYAEIGLTAGRAACKCMHGQPGIQGPPGPKGHRGLPGKAGDQGRQGNWAIRGNTGDYGNIGEPGLKGEEGIKGEKGMRGLWGQVGDRGPEGLKGLRGGAGFKGVRGAAGDIGETGKSGEVGATGETGYEGIPGFQGVKGNKGKTGAKGRPGPRGKQGIVGDPAERGAAGEKGKPGIQGPVGRAGTVGPKGIIGDPGFFGRDGDLGIEAYQGSQGHSGKLGRSGTKGERGTLGPAGEMGPQGRTGPRGYKGSAGKPGRPGFIGPPGPTGHVGVPGKPGSKGNTGIQGIQGVKGGEGEKGVKGPKPKVGDRGEQGLQGGRGKRGPAGPPGGSGPVGVKGVRGEGGPDGFQGPPGPPGPTLPAEHVIEVCKRVVLEQMSTFANSVKRTCAAVCPLYGDVPMGAPGPPGQKGPPGPSGDPGNDGVGGEQGQQGFYGEAGELGRKGETGDKGELGDKGVKGHGFPGYTGDQGTQGKRGRLGRAFNGQPGKQGERGHGGQPGLRGHPGLRGPPGVCLTSGCSQPEATSGTPQPAPRRLRNRA, via the exons ATGCCAGCCTACAAAGATTTGCTGGTGTTTGCAGCACTCTCTGTCTTCTTGGGATTGGCCCAGTGTCAAAAGTTGTCTA gCTTTGATCTGCTGGAGGAGTTTCGTGTGCCGGAGtccagaggagtgaggagggtGGATGGCTCTCAACCTGAGGCGGTGGCGTACCGCATCAACCCCTCCATCCATCTGCGCAAGACCATGAG TGACGTGTATCCAGATGGACTTCCCTCCGACTACTCCGTCATCGCCACATTTAAGGTGACCAATGACACTGCCAAGAGGAACTGGAACCTGTGGCAGGTCAGCGACCCGGAGGGAAGGGAGCAAGTCGGCTTGCGTTTCCAGGGCGACACGCGCACTTTAGACTTCTTCTACACCAGCCCCCATGGGAGTCAGATGCTGAGGACTTTCCATGGCGTGGAGAAACTGTTTGACGCAGAGTGGCACAAGTTGGCGCTGAGCGTGAAGGGCAGACAAGTGAAGCTGCTGATAGACTGTGAGGAGGTCAGTGTGGAGTCCATGGATGAGTCGAGGCCTGTCATCCGCCAAGGGTACACATCCATCGTAAAGCGAGCTGCAGGAGATCGTTCCGTGTCT TTGGACCTCCAGCAGATGGATGTGTCGTGTGACCCAGAGCAGCCTTACTCAGAGGGCTGCTGTGAGCTCTCCAGTGTG TGTGGAGGGTATGCAGAGATCGGTCTAACAGCTGGAAGAGCAGCTTGCAAATGTATGCACGGACAACCAGGCATTCAGGGACCTCCAGGGCCAAAG ggTCATAGAGGTCTTCCAGGGAAGGCCGGAGACCAAGGAAGACAAGGAAACTGg GCCATCAGGGGAAACACAGGAGACTACGGCAACATTGGCGAGCCAGGCCTCAAG GGGGAAGAAGGAATCAAAGGCGAGAAAGGAATGAGAGGACTCTGGGGCCAAGTG GGAGACCGAGGTCCTGAGGGGCTGAAGGGATTAAGAGGGGGAGCAGGGTTCAAG GGAGTTCGCGGAGCTGCTGGAGACATTGGAGAGACTGGGAAATCAGGAGAAGTT GGGGCTACAGGCGAAACAGGATACGAAGGGATTCCTGGGTTTCAAGGAGTTAAG gGAAATAAAGGGAAGACTGGTGCGAAGGGGCGTCCTGGGCCCAGAGGAAAGCAG ggaATTGTGGGAGATCCTGCAGAGAGGGGTGCAGCTGGAGAGAAGGGGAAGCCT GGGATCCAAGGTCCTGTGGGCAGAGCTGGCACCGTCGGGCCAAAG GGTATTATTGGAGATCCAGGCTTCTTTGGCAGAGATGGCGATCTAGGAATAGAG GCTTATCAAGGTTCACAAGGTCATAGTGGAAAACTTGGGCGATCTGGAACAAAG ggggagagaggcacCCTGGGGCCGGCAGGAGAAATGGGTCCCCAAGGCCGAACC GGCCCAAGAGGTTACAAGGGTTCTGCGGGGAAACCAGGAAGACCTGGATTTATCGGCCCACCGGGGCCCACT GGACATGTGGGTGTGCCTGGAAAACCAGGATCCAAG GGTAACACAGGAATCCAGGGAATCCAAGGAGTCAAAGGTGGAGAG GGAGAAAAAGGAGTTAAAGGCCCAAAACCGAAG GTTGGAGACAGAGGGGAGCAGGGTCTCCAGGGAGGACGGGGGAAGCGCGGCCCCGCAGGCCCTCCTGGAGGTTCAGGTCCGGTCGGAGTCAAGGGGGTTCGAGGTGAAGGAGGACCAGATGGCTTTCAGGGGCCCCCGGGTCCACCA GGTCCAACCCTCCCCGCCGAACACGTGATCGAGGTTTGTAAGAGGGTGGTGCTGGAGCAGATGTCTACCTTCGCCAACTCAGTGAAGAGGACAtgtgctgctgtctgtcctctgtaTGGTGACGTGCCCATGGGTGCCCCCGGTCCCCCCGGACAGAAGGGACCCCCCGGACCCTCT GGCGACCCTGGTAACGACGGTGTTGGTGGAGAACAGGGTCAACAGGGATTCTacggagaagctggagaactgGGACGAAAGGGAGAAACAG GTGACAAAGGAGAGCTAGGGGATAAAGGAGTGAAGGGTCATGGCTTTCCTGGCTACACTGGCGACCAGGGAACACAGG GTAAGCGTGGACGTCTTGGCAGAGCCTTCAACGGGCAGCCAGGGAAGCAGGGTGAGCGGGGACATGGAGGCCAGCCTGGACTCAGGGGCCACCCGGGTCTCAGAGGCCCCCCCGGTGTCTGTCTCACCTCTGGGTGCTCCCAGCCTGAAGCCACCAGTGGCACACCTCAGCCAGCACCGCGGAGGTTGAGGAATCGTGCATAG